Proteins encoded by one window of Akkermansia muciniphila ATCC BAA-835:
- a CDS encoding efflux RND transporter periplasmic adaptor subunit, whose protein sequence is MKAHYILIAALCGLAGCREDNGAADAANRREMPPLKVSVMNMEQRTVELKSSWFGHLRGVEQADIRPQVSGTLIRQVYWDGSICNKGELLFEIDPATYQAAVDREAANLATARAVKLQAEASLNRVQKDLDRYDKLIRTGAISVKNLTDAQQNLKEMQAALEEAEAGIKQAEASLENARINLDRTKVRAPFRGLASKATASVGELISASGSPLTTMSSIDPIRVDFSVTGKQVLSRLMDGTVNVKTGRMGDMPDFELILEDGSVFEKKGKVVSVDSEVSRSTGTVNFIGHIPNPDLKLRSGMAVRVRAVTGTEKDALLVPARALLSSMNHRNIMVVAPDGTPRRIDVQPGETVVLDMPDGKGGTAPMLMQIVTGTVKPIPESLKEIGFGKPADAPVIVEGGMMAAQYSKANSLMREHGATEGFGTVVPVPFIYTAPVSTTPSVTAK, encoded by the coding sequence ATGAAAGCACACTATATACTGATAGCGGCCCTGTGCGGGCTGGCAGGGTGCCGGGAAGACAACGGCGCTGCGGATGCTGCAAACCGGAGGGAAATGCCTCCGCTCAAGGTTTCCGTGATGAATATGGAGCAGAGAACGGTGGAGTTGAAATCTTCCTGGTTCGGCCATTTGCGCGGGGTGGAGCAGGCGGACATCAGGCCGCAAGTTTCCGGAACGCTGATACGCCAGGTTTACTGGGACGGCTCCATTTGCAACAAGGGAGAACTGCTCTTTGAAATTGACCCGGCTACCTATCAGGCCGCCGTGGACAGGGAGGCGGCCAACCTGGCTACGGCTCGTGCCGTCAAACTTCAGGCGGAAGCTTCTCTGAACAGGGTGCAGAAGGATTTGGACCGCTATGACAAACTGATCAGGACGGGGGCTATTTCCGTCAAGAACCTGACGGACGCGCAACAGAACCTTAAGGAGATGCAGGCTGCTCTGGAAGAGGCGGAAGCGGGCATCAAGCAGGCGGAAGCCTCCCTGGAAAACGCCCGGATCAATCTGGACCGCACCAAAGTACGCGCGCCGTTCCGGGGACTGGCTTCCAAGGCGACGGCCAGCGTGGGGGAACTGATTTCCGCCAGCGGCTCGCCGCTCACTACCATGTCTTCCATCGACCCCATCCGGGTGGATTTTTCCGTGACGGGAAAACAGGTTCTCAGCCGTCTGATGGATGGAACCGTGAATGTGAAAACCGGGCGCATGGGAGACATGCCGGATTTTGAACTGATTCTGGAAGACGGCTCCGTCTTTGAAAAGAAGGGGAAGGTGGTTTCCGTGGACAGCGAGGTGAGCCGTTCGACGGGCACCGTCAATTTCATCGGCCATATTCCCAATCCGGATCTGAAACTGCGTTCCGGAATGGCGGTGCGCGTGCGCGCCGTGACGGGTACGGAGAAGGATGCCTTGCTGGTTCCCGCCCGCGCCCTGCTTTCTTCCATGAACCACCGCAACATCATGGTGGTGGCTCCGGACGGGACGCCGCGCCGCATTGACGTGCAGCCGGGGGAAACCGTAGTCCTTGACATGCCTGACGGCAAGGGCGGAACGGCCCCCATGCTGATGCAGATAGTGACGGGAACGGTCAAGCCCATTCCGGAATCTCTGAAGGAAATAGGATTCGGAAAGCCGGCGGATGCTCCCGTCATTGTGGAAGGCGGCATGATGGCCGCCCAGTATTCCAAGGCGAACAGCCTGATGCGGGAACATGGTGCCACGGAAGGGTTCGGGACGGTTGTCCCCGTTCCCTTCATCTATACCGCCCCTGTTTCCACCACTCCTTCCGTAACTGCCAAATAA
- a CDS encoding EstA family serine hydrolase, with the protein MNEYRQITEAFQENFRNYGELGASVSVWKEGREIVSLHSGFAAADKTRPWTEHSLVPVYSATKGAASATLLLALHQQGASPQMSMGELWPEFPLPYASIAQMMSHQCGLAAFSRTASVFDHEDCVRALEETVPAWQPPEHGYHPHTYGVMLDELMLRLTGERLWRYWEECIRKPLNLDFYIGLPESEWNRVATLYPGKMDMSNMGTPFYLEYMNKGTPVNRAFNTLIGLNSVRQMNTPEAWVYGVPAFGGVASARGMAQFYQACLGLDELRVFPSDVRGWMRNVVIDGPDLTLKTPTAFSCGFMHDPADPATGRKLRHLFGSGGFGHAGAGGSHAFADPAHGLSFGYAMNRMDLNVLPGVKTRNLISAVMKEVAGECS; encoded by the coding sequence ATGAATGAGTACCGGCAGATAACTGAAGCTTTTCAGGAAAACTTCCGTAACTACGGAGAATTGGGCGCCTCCGTTTCTGTCTGGAAGGAGGGAAGGGAAATCGTTTCCCTGCATTCCGGGTTTGCCGCAGCGGATAAAACGCGTCCATGGACGGAACATTCGCTGGTGCCCGTTTACTCCGCCACCAAGGGAGCCGCATCCGCCACCCTTCTGCTGGCCCTGCACCAGCAGGGAGCCTCGCCGCAGATGAGCATGGGGGAACTGTGGCCTGAATTCCCGCTGCCCTATGCATCCATCGCGCAGATGATGTCCCATCAATGCGGTTTGGCGGCTTTCTCCCGGACGGCAAGCGTGTTTGACCATGAGGATTGCGTGCGCGCCCTGGAGGAAACCGTTCCGGCGTGGCAGCCGCCGGAACACGGTTACCATCCGCATACTTACGGAGTGATGCTTGATGAACTCATGCTGCGGCTGACCGGGGAACGCCTGTGGCGTTACTGGGAGGAATGCATCCGCAAACCGTTGAATCTGGATTTTTACATCGGGTTGCCGGAATCCGAATGGAACCGCGTGGCGACGCTGTATCCCGGCAAGATGGACATGTCCAACATGGGTACGCCGTTTTATCTGGAATACATGAACAAGGGCACGCCCGTAAACCGTGCGTTCAATACTCTGATAGGGCTGAACAGTGTGCGGCAGATGAACACGCCGGAAGCGTGGGTGTACGGAGTTCCGGCCTTTGGCGGCGTGGCTTCCGCCCGCGGCATGGCGCAGTTCTACCAGGCCTGCCTGGGGCTGGATGAACTCCGGGTATTCCCGTCCGACGTGCGCGGCTGGATGCGGAACGTCGTCATTGACGGGCCGGACCTGACGCTGAAAACGCCCACCGCCTTTTCCTGCGGCTTCATGCACGATCCCGCAGACCCCGCCACGGGCCGCAAGCTGCGCCATCTGTTCGGCTCCGGCGGCTTCGGTCATGCCGGGGCGGGCGGTTCCCATGCCTTTGCGGATCCGGCCCACGGCCTTTCCTTCGGCTACGCGATGAACCGCATGGACTTGAACGTGCTGCCCGGCGTGAAGACCCGGAACCTTATCAGCGCAGTCATGAAAGAAGTGGCTGGAGAGTGTTCTTAA
- a CDS encoding efflux RND transporter periplasmic adaptor subunit, with protein MKGFIKLIIVIAVLGGIWFAWEQWKGNEAIQVDYQTEPLEKGNLMITIEATGVTEPDELVDVGAQVSGIIMEFGKDLNGKVVDYSSPVKAGQMLAEIDKLPVQLDVQRAEASKAQAIAGIARSKADIQQAKAKHQQARLDRERAEKLGPGDALSKSSYDQYIADEETARANVAVAEASLQEAEASLKQAEAALKKEMRNLEYTTIKSPVDGVVVKRLVNIGQTVVSSMSASSLFYIATDLSKLKIWAAVNEADIGSIRKGQEVLFTVDAFAGRKFKGTVDKIRLDATMTSNVVTYIVDIDVPNPDKLLIPYLTANVQFVVEDIRNAFLVSNAALRFRPETELVSAEQKAAFDRMQPELAAPVRDGQKKKAVVWELRNNLLYPHLVTKGESNGMLTAIAGETLREGMEIVSTAQILNRSDSSGDGSSASAGGENPFAPKMPPRRKPSTGNTKTAASAGNDGPPPPP; from the coding sequence GTGAAGGGATTCATCAAACTCATCATCGTCATTGCCGTTCTCGGAGGCATCTGGTTTGCCTGGGAACAGTGGAAAGGAAATGAAGCCATCCAGGTGGACTACCAGACAGAACCTCTTGAAAAAGGAAACCTGATGATCACCATCGAAGCAACCGGCGTCACGGAGCCTGATGAACTGGTAGATGTAGGCGCCCAGGTCAGCGGAATCATCATGGAGTTCGGCAAGGACCTGAACGGCAAGGTGGTGGATTATTCCAGCCCTGTAAAAGCCGGTCAGATGCTCGCGGAAATCGACAAGCTTCCCGTGCAGCTGGACGTTCAGAGGGCGGAAGCCTCCAAAGCGCAGGCCATTGCCGGAATCGCCCGCTCCAAGGCGGACATCCAGCAGGCCAAAGCCAAGCACCAGCAGGCCAGACTGGACCGGGAACGCGCGGAAAAGCTGGGGCCTGGGGATGCCCTGTCCAAATCCAGCTACGACCAGTATATTGCGGATGAAGAAACCGCCCGCGCCAACGTAGCCGTGGCGGAAGCCTCCCTGCAGGAAGCGGAAGCCTCCCTGAAACAGGCGGAAGCCGCGCTGAAAAAGGAAATGCGCAACCTGGAATACACCACCATCAAGTCCCCCGTGGACGGCGTCGTGGTCAAACGCCTGGTCAACATAGGCCAAACAGTGGTTTCCAGCATGAGCGCCTCCAGCCTGTTTTACATCGCCACAGACCTTTCCAAGCTGAAAATTTGGGCCGCTGTGAACGAGGCGGACATCGGCAGCATCCGCAAGGGGCAGGAGGTACTGTTCACCGTGGACGCTTTCGCCGGCCGCAAATTCAAGGGAACGGTGGACAAGATACGGCTGGACGCAACCATGACGTCCAATGTGGTCACTTACATCGTGGACATTGATGTACCCAATCCGGACAAGCTTCTTATCCCCTATCTGACGGCAAATGTCCAATTCGTGGTGGAGGACATACGAAACGCTTTCCTCGTTTCCAATGCGGCCCTCCGCTTCCGCCCGGAAACAGAACTGGTCAGTGCTGAACAAAAAGCGGCCTTTGACCGGATGCAGCCGGAGCTGGCCGCCCCCGTCCGGGACGGACAAAAGAAAAAAGCCGTGGTTTGGGAATTGCGGAACAATCTTCTTTATCCCCACCTGGTCACCAAAGGGGAAAGCAACGGCATGCTGACGGCCATTGCGGGAGAAACGCTCCGGGAAGGAATGGAAATCGTCTCTACGGCTCAGATACTGAACCGCTCCGACAGTTCGGGGGACGGTTCTTCCGCCTCCGCCGGCGGGGAAAACCCGTTCGCGCCCAAAATGCCCCCGCGCCGCAAGCCGAGCACAGGCAACACGAAAACGGCAGCCTCGGCTGGCAATGACGGGCCGCCCCCGCCTCCCTAA
- a CDS encoding efflux RND transporter permease subunit: MSAFFIKHPAIAAVIAIVTTLLGLVCMFNLPISQYPEITPRTIQLQAMFPGASAQAVADSVGTPLERQISGVQGMDYMTSVSSNNGVYNLSVIFEPGSDTDIDQVLTNMRYGQASSQLPQEVQSTGVTIKQQPGLPLMIYSLTSPDGSYNSVDLANYAQVKLVDELKRVEGVGEVQVYGAGRYAIRIWLDTSKMTHYGVSVNEVRGAISAQNTTNPGGKIGADPVPDGQEQTITVRTQGRLSEPHEFEDIIIRQNGDEILYLKDIAKVELGAEDYSATGRLNGEVSAAIVIFQSPGSNAIATADRVEKLLEAKAPLMPEGITGRVSLDTTTAVRYSIDEIKHTFMEAVILVALVVYVFLQNWRATLIPLIAVPVSLISTFCLFPVLGFSLNTISLLGMVLAIGLVVDDAIVVVEAVQEHIDKGLNPRMASFAAMQEVSGPVIAIALVLAAVFLPSLLLEGITGTLFKQFAVTIAISMLISAFNALTLSPALCALLLKPRNAGRKSLFSPFHRLFNWCYGRVSNGYTRMCGSLARKLAISIPLLLLFWGAVAPVAERVPGGFLPDEDQGFLLACLILKPNTSLQVAYEQDKKFEAALQDPAVKNLTTVVGLNILNSVQTPGACIAYIELKDWSERPETSAELAGKLQGKLAQAGLDGMAMVLEPPAIPGVGTANGVTMVLEDLEGQGVAYLHEQVQRFQEAASRRPEIALCIDMMMADMPQKYVNLDKEKCKFHKVDIDVANGILASYNGSSFINYFNAFGQQWQVYIQAQGEDRASLEKMDGFFVTNADGARVPLSALVNIREIEDTEFVMHHNIYNAAKLNVMPRPGHSTQQVMDALEEVFHQTMDPTKVGFDYQDMSFQENKVRNSIGLGAIFTMSAVFAFLILVALYEKWSLPLAVFLTVPIAVLGAYAGLFWQGMELTLYAQIGLVMLVGLAAKNAILIVEFANLEMQRGKGLMEATLVAARLRLRPILMTSLAFVLGCIPLMLSSGSGALARNAIGTVVVIGMGVATLVGAFLIPCSYVFIMRLFRIKFSLNDLKEDPDEVGARKYLAAHTKD, translated from the coding sequence ATGAGTGCGTTTTTCATCAAGCATCCCGCAATCGCAGCCGTGATTGCCATTGTGACCACGCTGCTGGGGCTGGTCTGCATGTTCAACCTGCCTATTTCCCAGTATCCGGAAATCACGCCGCGCACCATCCAGCTTCAGGCCATGTTTCCGGGGGCCAGCGCGCAGGCGGTGGCGGATTCCGTGGGCACTCCCCTGGAACGCCAGATTTCCGGCGTGCAGGGCATGGACTACATGACGTCCGTTTCCTCCAACAACGGCGTGTATAACCTTTCCGTCATTTTTGAACCGGGTTCTGATACGGATATTGACCAGGTGCTGACCAATATGCGCTATGGGCAGGCCTCCTCCCAGCTTCCGCAGGAAGTTCAGAGCACGGGCGTGACCATCAAGCAGCAGCCGGGGCTTCCGCTGATGATTTATTCCCTGACATCCCCGGACGGCAGTTATAATTCCGTGGATTTGGCGAACTATGCCCAGGTGAAGCTGGTGGATGAACTCAAGCGCGTGGAGGGCGTGGGGGAAGTTCAGGTGTACGGCGCGGGGCGTTATGCCATCCGCATCTGGCTGGATACGTCCAAAATGACCCATTACGGCGTTTCCGTCAATGAAGTGCGGGGCGCCATCTCCGCCCAGAACACCACCAACCCCGGCGGCAAGATTGGGGCGGACCCCGTGCCGGACGGCCAGGAGCAGACCATTACCGTGCGCACTCAGGGGCGTCTTTCGGAGCCCCATGAATTTGAAGACATCATCATTCGCCAGAATGGGGATGAAATCCTGTACCTGAAAGATATTGCCAAGGTGGAACTGGGAGCTGAAGACTATTCCGCCACCGGCCGCCTGAACGGAGAAGTTTCCGCGGCTATCGTTATCTTCCAGTCTCCGGGTTCCAACGCCATCGCTACGGCGGACCGCGTGGAAAAACTGCTGGAAGCCAAGGCTCCGCTGATGCCGGAAGGAATTACCGGGCGCGTTTCCCTGGATACGACTACGGCGGTGCGCTATTCCATTGATGAAATCAAGCACACGTTCATGGAAGCCGTCATCCTGGTGGCCCTGGTCGTGTATGTTTTCCTTCAAAACTGGCGCGCCACCCTCATTCCGCTCATCGCCGTTCCGGTTTCCCTTATTTCCACGTTCTGCCTCTTTCCCGTCCTGGGGTTTTCTCTGAACACCATTTCCCTTCTTGGCATGGTGCTGGCCATCGGCCTGGTTGTGGATGACGCCATTGTGGTGGTGGAAGCCGTGCAGGAGCACATAGACAAGGGGCTCAATCCGCGCATGGCTTCCTTCGCCGCCATGCAGGAGGTATCCGGCCCCGTCATCGCCATTGCCTTGGTGCTGGCGGCGGTATTCCTGCCTTCCCTGCTGCTGGAGGGCATCACGGGAACGCTGTTCAAGCAGTTCGCCGTGACCATCGCCATTTCCATGCTCATTTCCGCCTTTAATGCGCTGACGCTTTCCCCTGCCTTGTGCGCCCTGTTGCTGAAACCCCGGAATGCGGGCAGGAAGAGCCTCTTTTCCCCATTTCACCGTTTGTTCAACTGGTGTTACGGACGTGTCTCCAACGGCTATACCCGCATGTGCGGAAGCCTGGCCCGCAAGCTGGCGATTTCCATCCCCCTCCTGTTGTTATTCTGGGGGGCGGTGGCTCCTGTGGCGGAGCGCGTTCCCGGCGGCTTTCTTCCGGATGAGGACCAGGGCTTTCTGCTGGCCTGCCTGATCCTGAAGCCGAATACCTCCCTGCAGGTTGCCTATGAACAGGACAAAAAATTTGAGGCGGCCCTCCAGGATCCCGCCGTGAAGAACCTTACTACCGTGGTGGGGCTCAACATCCTCAACAGCGTGCAGACTCCCGGCGCCTGCATTGCCTACATTGAGCTCAAGGACTGGAGCGAACGGCCGGAAACCTCCGCGGAGCTGGCCGGAAAGCTTCAGGGAAAGCTGGCCCAGGCCGGCCTGGACGGTATGGCGATGGTGCTGGAACCTCCCGCCATCCCCGGCGTGGGAACCGCCAACGGGGTTACGATGGTACTGGAGGATCTGGAAGGGCAGGGCGTAGCTTATCTGCATGAACAGGTGCAACGGTTCCAGGAAGCGGCTTCCCGGCGTCCGGAAATAGCCTTGTGCATAGACATGATGATGGCGGACATGCCGCAGAAGTACGTGAACCTGGACAAGGAAAAATGCAAATTCCACAAGGTGGATATTGACGTGGCCAACGGCATTCTGGCCTCCTACAACGGTTCCTCCTTCATCAATTACTTCAATGCCTTCGGCCAGCAGTGGCAAGTGTATATCCAGGCGCAGGGCGAAGACCGCGCCAGCCTGGAGAAGATGGACGGCTTCTTTGTCACGAACGCGGACGGAGCCCGCGTGCCTCTCTCCGCCCTGGTAAACATCAGAGAGATAGAGGATACGGAATTCGTGATGCACCATAACATCTACAACGCCGCCAAATTGAACGTGATGCCCCGGCCCGGCCACTCCACCCAGCAGGTGATGGACGCGCTGGAGGAAGTGTTCCATCAGACGATGGATCCTACGAAGGTTGGCTTCGACTACCAGGACATGAGCTTCCAGGAAAATAAAGTGCGCAACAGTATTGGGCTGGGGGCCATCTTCACCATGTCCGCCGTTTTCGCCTTCCTTATCCTGGTGGCGCTTTATGAGAAATGGTCTCTTCCCCTGGCGGTTTTCCTCACGGTTCCCATTGCCGTGCTGGGGGCCTATGCAGGGTTGTTCTGGCAGGGCATGGAGCTGACGCTCTACGCGCAGATCGGTCTGGTGATGCTGGTGGGTCTGGCGGCCAAGAACGCCATCCTCATCGTGGAATTCGCCAATCTGGAGATGCAGCGCGGCAAGGGCCTGATGGAGGCTACGCTGGTTGCCGCGCGTCTGCGCCTGCGTCCCATTTTGATGACTTCTCTGGCATTCGTTCTGGGATGTATCCCCCTGATGCTTTCCTCCGGTTCCGGAGCTCTGGCGCGCAACGCTATCGGTACGGTGGTGGTGATTGGCATGGGGGTGGCTACACTGGTGGGCGCTTTTCTGATTCCATGTTCTTATGTGTTCATCATGAGATTATTCCGTATTAAATTCTCCCTGAATGATCTGAAGGAGGATCCGGATGAAGTGGGAGCCAGGAAATACCTGGCCGCCCATACGAAGGACTGA
- a CDS encoding ABC transporter permease, which produces MKFLPLLKTCIRALVRNPMRAALTILGIIIGIAAVIAMVEIGQGSTLQIKNTIASMGADTLNIRPGAISKSGVNTGAGGRASLTNADCEAIAKDCPMVLRATPVVRASGQVIYGNKNWSPETVEGGSVEYLKIKSWYDMARGQPFSEEDVEQARRVCVIGQTVAKELFGDEDPLGKDIRIKNVMFKVIGILQKKGANMMGRDQDDSIILPWTSIRYRLQGLGGGSTTTSTGNSTTTFNRADKYTASSVDYYTETTDQPYTDAPHPRRFNNIDSIMAQISDPERSSEAIDQITEVIRAKHNLKDGQLDDFRVWDMAEMSRAMSSTTEVMTNLLMIVAMISLVVGGVGIMNIMLVSVTERTKEIGLRMAVGARPQDIMRQFLLEAVLLCVVGGALGIMLGKAISIIVSRTMNWATASSPEAMALAVGVSVFIGLAFGWYPSWKASKMDPIDALRHE; this is translated from the coding sequence ATGAAATTCCTTCCTCTCCTTAAAACCTGCATCAGGGCCCTGGTGCGCAATCCCATGCGCGCAGCCCTCACCATCCTGGGCATCATCATCGGCATTGCCGCAGTAATCGCCATGGTGGAAATCGGCCAGGGATCTACGCTCCAGATTAAAAATACCATCGCTTCCATGGGGGCGGACACGCTGAATATCCGCCCCGGAGCCATCTCCAAAAGCGGCGTCAATACCGGCGCGGGCGGACGGGCCTCCCTGACCAACGCAGACTGCGAAGCCATTGCGAAGGACTGCCCCATGGTTCTGCGGGCTACCCCCGTGGTGCGCGCCAGCGGCCAAGTCATTTACGGCAACAAGAACTGGAGCCCGGAAACTGTAGAGGGCGGTTCCGTGGAATACCTGAAAATCAAAAGCTGGTATGACATGGCGCGAGGCCAGCCCTTCTCCGAGGAAGATGTGGAACAGGCCAGGCGCGTGTGCGTCATTGGCCAGACGGTGGCCAAGGAACTTTTCGGGGACGAAGACCCGCTGGGCAAGGATATCCGCATCAAGAATGTCATGTTCAAAGTCATCGGCATCCTTCAGAAAAAAGGGGCCAACATGATGGGACGCGACCAGGACGACTCCATCATCCTCCCGTGGACAAGCATCCGCTACCGCCTCCAGGGCCTGGGCGGCGGTTCCACCACCACTTCCACCGGCAACAGCACCACCACCTTCAACCGGGCAGATAAATACACCGCCAGTTCCGTGGATTACTACACGGAAACTACGGACCAGCCCTATACGGACGCGCCCCATCCGCGGCGCTTCAACAATATTGATTCCATCATGGCTCAGATTTCAGACCCGGAACGCTCCTCCGAGGCCATTGACCAGATTACGGAAGTGATCCGTGCCAAACACAACCTCAAGGACGGCCAGCTGGACGATTTCCGGGTATGGGACATGGCGGAAATGTCCCGCGCCATGAGCAGCACCACGGAAGTGATGACCAATCTGCTGATGATCGTGGCCATGATCTCTCTGGTCGTCGGCGGCGTCGGCATCATGAATATCATGCTCGTTTCCGTCACGGAACGGACCAAGGAAATTGGCCTGCGCATGGCGGTGGGCGCCCGTCCGCAGGATATCATGCGCCAGTTCCTGCTGGAAGCGGTGCTGCTCTGCGTGGTGGGCGGCGCGCTGGGCATCATGCTCGGCAAGGCGATCTCCATCATCGTCAGCCGCACCATGAACTGGGCCACGGCCTCCTCCCCGGAAGCCATGGCTCTGGCTGTAGGCGTCTCCGTATTCATCGGCCTGGCCTTCGGATGGTACCCCTCCTGGAAGGCGTCCAAGATGGACCCCATTGATGCCCTTCGCCACGAATAA
- a CDS encoding efflux transporter outer membrane subunit, whose translation MSSTFKHLPLLAACFLGSCMVGPDFRTPTNDLPATWEANRPPHSSDKDLRSWWNIFGDPQLNRLVSTSLNNNPDMKVALLRIREAREKLRVSQASLLPSADASAGWSLSPDRGFRSSTSQNFSLGASTSWELDLFGGNRRSIEASRASLMSTEASAGAVRTALLADVATAYFDWITACEQLRIAREQLEIQRSTLTIAEKRYKTEFAPRLDVEQATSTVASTESRIPQLEAQVASSKNQLAVLLGTYNSRVELTLPKASVFEKTPTVPVGLPSELLRRRPDVIAAEADLHAAVANVGVAVADLYPRFSLTGSLSSRGGDFGQLFRENNNAWSLGGNLLQPLFRGGALRATVRAQKAAAEQAAETYRKTLITAVSEVEDALIAYGSYTSQMQYLHKENNANREAFQLSRTLYINGETDFLNVITAQRSWLSSEESLVTMKQNIRKAVVQLARALGGGW comes from the coding sequence ATGTCATCCACGTTCAAACATCTCCCCCTTCTGGCCGCCTGTTTCCTTGGCTCCTGCATGGTAGGCCCTGATTTCCGGACGCCGACCAATGACCTCCCCGCCACGTGGGAGGCGAACAGGCCCCCCCACAGTTCGGACAAAGATTTGCGTTCCTGGTGGAATATCTTTGGAGACCCCCAGCTCAACCGCCTGGTCTCCACCTCCCTCAACAACAATCCGGACATGAAGGTGGCTTTGCTCCGCATCCGGGAGGCCAGGGAAAAGCTCCGCGTCTCCCAGGCATCCCTGCTTCCCTCCGCAGACGCCAGCGCCGGGTGGAGCCTGTCCCCGGACAGAGGTTTTCGCAGCTCCACTTCCCAGAACTTCTCCCTGGGAGCGTCCACCTCCTGGGAGCTGGACCTCTTTGGCGGCAACCGGCGTTCCATCGAGGCCTCCCGCGCCTCCCTCATGTCCACAGAAGCTTCCGCAGGAGCCGTGCGCACAGCCCTGCTGGCGGACGTCGCCACGGCCTACTTTGACTGGATTACCGCCTGCGAACAGCTCCGCATCGCCAGGGAACAACTGGAAATCCAACGCAGCACCCTCACCATTGCGGAAAAACGCTACAAAACGGAATTCGCCCCCCGTCTGGATGTGGAGCAGGCCACCTCCACCGTCGCCTCCACGGAAAGCCGCATCCCGCAACTGGAAGCACAGGTGGCCTCCTCTAAAAACCAGCTCGCCGTGCTGCTGGGAACATACAATTCCCGTGTAGAACTGACGCTGCCCAAAGCTTCCGTCTTTGAGAAAACGCCCACCGTTCCGGTAGGCCTCCCCTCCGAACTCCTGCGGCGCAGGCCCGACGTTATCGCCGCTGAGGCGGACCTGCACGCGGCCGTGGCCAACGTGGGCGTAGCCGTAGCGGATCTGTACCCGCGCTTCAGCCTGACGGGCTCCCTTTCCAGCCGCGGCGGAGATTTCGGCCAGCTCTTCAGGGAAAACAACAACGCTTGGTCCCTGGGAGGGAATCTGCTCCAGCCCCTGTTCCGGGGCGGAGCCCTGAGAGCCACGGTACGCGCCCAGAAAGCCGCAGCAGAACAAGCTGCGGAAACTTACCGCAAAACGCTCATTACCGCCGTCTCCGAGGTGGAGGACGCCCTGATCGCCTATGGCAGCTATACCTCCCAGATGCAATACCTGCACAAGGAAAACAACGCCAACAGAGAAGCGTTCCAGCTCTCCCGCACCCTGTACATCAACGGCGAGACGGACTTCCTGAACGTGATCACCGCCCAGCGTTCCTGGCTCAGCTCGGAGGAATCCCTGGTCACCATGAAGCAGAACATCCGCAAGGCCGTGGTGCAGCTCGCGCGCGCCCTGGGCGGAGGGTGGTAA
- a CDS encoding ABC transporter ATP-binding protein, which translates to MIRLRDITKVYHLGEIDLQVLKGITLDINEGEFVSLTGASGSGKSTLMNILGCLDRPTSGHYYIAGEDVAKFNAAERATLRNKRIGFVFQNFNLLSRTTALENVMMPAVYAHPALSMKAMRERSVELLNLVGLSDRMDHTPAQLSGGQQQRVAIARSLINNPSILLADEPTGNLDSTTSKEVLHMFKDLNRQQGITVILVTHDPKIAAFTDRAINMADGLICEGISDMLSKDDV; encoded by the coding sequence GTGATCCGCTTACGTGACATAACCAAGGTGTACCACTTGGGAGAAATAGACCTTCAAGTACTCAAGGGCATCACCCTGGATATCAATGAAGGGGAATTCGTCTCCCTCACGGGGGCATCCGGCTCAGGGAAATCAACCCTGATGAATATCCTGGGCTGTCTGGACCGCCCTACCTCAGGCCATTACTATATTGCCGGGGAAGACGTTGCCAAATTCAACGCCGCAGAACGCGCCACTCTCCGGAACAAGCGCATCGGATTCGTCTTCCAGAACTTTAACCTGCTCTCCCGTACCACAGCCCTGGAAAACGTGATGATGCCTGCCGTATATGCCCACCCCGCCCTCAGCATGAAAGCCATGCGCGAACGTTCCGTGGAATTGCTGAATTTGGTAGGCCTTTCCGACCGCATGGACCACACCCCGGCCCAGCTTTCCGGCGGACAGCAGCAGCGCGTAGCCATTGCCCGTTCCCTCATCAACAACCCCAGCATCCTGCTGGCGGACGAACCAACGGGAAACCTGGACTCCACCACTTCCAAGGAAGTGCTGCACATGTTCAAGGACCTGAACCGCCAACAGGGAATCACAGTCATCCTGGTGACGCACGACCCCAAAATAGCCGCCTTCACGGACAGGGCCATCAACATGGCGGACGGCCTTATCTGCGAAGGGATTTCCGATATGCTTAGCAAGGACGACGTATGA